Proteins from a genomic interval of Caulobacter rhizosphaerae:
- a CDS encoding asparagine synthase C-terminal domain-containing protein, with product MDGFVVEGRFGFLGAHARVDPAPLAAAGWREARTTPLTRLFVRNGLEVRDTARGWIVGALFERGSGHQASGAPDALQDPHEPIEVLCANLVRFYWGRYVAIFPTERAVLRDPSGHLECLTWNTKTGWAAGSAPPQAPLPPSAAPADLAIDWSAIAGIVADLPTALRRVPLHGVEAVLPGELRGGGAAAKSQLIWNPAVFARQPPASYEVSRRAVVDAVHESLRAELASDDRLLAEISGGLDSAIVASSLVAHGGRDRTRFVHFHVADPGGEERAYARQVADQLQADLLEIVKPELQVDADILAEVPVGVRPSNNAADHHYDRTMAALAQRSGARRILTGQGGDMVFFQSPSRQVAAELWGRWRRLPRADPLWRQLECAARWNRCSTWSLIGEAAREAFSSRKTIVNPHPWLATTVAPAKQRQLESLIRSQVFHGASRRGRQAALVHPLLSQPVLEATLAAPVIDLARGGRGRGLARDAFAHQIPVSVRERRSKGVLTPYYGRMILRSLGALRPFLLDGRLAGERVLDRAFVEAMLDPDRLIHQGDYPRLFETIALEAYVRHWEGRSPSAAAGVDGASNLSASQGRTSA from the coding sequence ATGGACGGTTTCGTCGTGGAGGGCCGCTTTGGCTTTCTGGGCGCGCATGCGCGCGTTGATCCCGCTCCGCTGGCGGCGGCGGGCTGGCGGGAGGCGCGCACGACGCCGCTGACGCGTCTCTTCGTTCGCAACGGCCTTGAGGTGCGCGACACCGCGCGCGGTTGGATCGTCGGCGCGCTGTTCGAGCGCGGGTCAGGCCATCAGGCCTCGGGCGCGCCCGACGCGCTCCAGGATCCGCACGAACCGATCGAGGTCCTCTGCGCAAATCTGGTCCGTTTCTACTGGGGGCGGTACGTGGCCATCTTCCCGACCGAACGGGCGGTGCTGCGTGATCCATCAGGGCATCTGGAGTGCCTGACCTGGAACACCAAGACGGGCTGGGCGGCCGGATCGGCCCCGCCGCAGGCGCCGCTGCCGCCCAGCGCCGCGCCTGCCGACCTGGCGATCGACTGGTCGGCGATCGCGGGCATCGTCGCCGACCTCCCGACGGCGCTGCGACGCGTTCCGCTGCACGGCGTCGAGGCGGTCCTGCCCGGCGAGCTCAGGGGGGGCGGCGCGGCGGCCAAGAGCCAGTTGATCTGGAATCCGGCCGTCTTCGCGCGGCAGCCGCCCGCGTCGTACGAGGTCTCGCGCCGCGCCGTCGTCGACGCGGTCCATGAAAGCCTCCGGGCCGAGCTCGCCTCGGATGATCGGTTGCTCGCCGAGATATCAGGCGGACTGGATTCGGCGATCGTCGCCTCGAGCCTGGTCGCCCATGGCGGCCGAGACAGGACGCGGTTCGTGCATTTTCATGTCGCAGACCCCGGCGGCGAAGAACGCGCCTATGCCCGGCAGGTCGCCGACCAGCTCCAGGCGGATCTCCTGGAGATCGTAAAGCCGGAACTGCAGGTCGACGCCGACATCCTGGCTGAGGTCCCCGTCGGCGTGCGGCCCTCGAACAACGCCGCCGATCACCACTACGACAGAACCATGGCCGCCCTGGCCCAGCGGTCGGGCGCGCGCCGGATCCTGACGGGACAGGGTGGCGACATGGTCTTCTTCCAGAGCCCGTCCCGGCAGGTCGCCGCTGAACTGTGGGGACGCTGGCGGCGCCTGCCCCGCGCCGATCCGCTTTGGCGGCAACTTGAGTGCGCGGCGCGCTGGAACCGCTGTTCCACCTGGTCTCTGATCGGCGAAGCCGCGCGCGAGGCGTTCAGCTCCCGAAAGACGATCGTCAATCCTCATCCCTGGCTTGCCACGACCGTGGCCCCCGCCAAGCAGCGTCAGCTCGAGAGCCTGATCCGGTCGCAGGTCTTTCATGGCGCCAGCCGTCGGGGCCGACAGGCCGCCCTTGTCCATCCGCTGCTCAGCCAGCCGGTGCTGGAGGCGACCCTGGCCGCACCGGTCATCGATCTCGCGCGGGGCGGCCGCGGCCGAGGCCTGGCGCGCGACGCCTTCGCGCACCAAATCCCCGTTTCGGTGCGCGAACGTCGATCGAAGGGGGTGCTGACCCCGTACTACGGCCGGATGATCCTTCGCAGTCTTGGGGCGCTGCGGCCCTTCCTGCTGGATGGGCGGCTGGCCGGGGAGCGCGTCCTGGACCGCGCCTTCGTTGAGGCGATGCTCGATCCGGACAGACTGATCCACCAGGGCGACTATCCCCGCCTGTTCGAGACGATCGCCCTGGAGGCCTATGTGCGTCACTGGGAGGGTCGGTCGCCTTCGGCGGCCGCCGGCGTGGACGGCGCCTCCAACCTGTCGGCCAGCCAGGGCAGAACCTCGGCGTAG
- a CDS encoding antitoxin Xre/MbcA/ParS toxin-binding domain-containing protein: protein MALHAYAEGGFFAPRKIANAFHTTSEEVARTAGLGRDAVQRKERVRSDRTQRRLREMVEVINKVEPRFGSALIAYAWYRSEPLAGFSGQTAMQLVREGRGDEVLDYVDAVDAGVYA, encoded by the coding sequence ATGGCCCTGCACGCATACGCCGAGGGCGGCTTTTTTGCCCCGCGCAAGATCGCCAACGCCTTCCACACCACGAGCGAGGAAGTCGCGCGCACGGCGGGCCTTGGCCGCGACGCGGTTCAGCGCAAGGAGCGGGTGCGGTCCGATCGGACGCAACGCCGGCTTCGCGAAATGGTCGAGGTCATCAACAAGGTTGAGCCGCGCTTTGGCTCGGCCCTGATCGCCTATGCCTGGTACCGCTCCGAACCGCTGGCGGGCTTCTCGGGGCAGACAGCCATGCAACTTGTCAGGGAGGGGCGTGGCGACGAGGTTCTCGACTATGTTGATGCGGTGGATGCCGGCGTCTACGCCTAG
- a CDS encoding GntR family transcriptional regulator, with protein sequence MKGRASGKPRDPFSAALDALKAELRNGRLVLGEPLTITELAQSLGLSATPVREALSRLAGAGLIEDRRGRGYVAPRYEVSDLEELYGLRRLYLDEALRAGEMTDPPPGSETTVRRASAGDQLTDLLDWIAAQAGNRALFDAYRQVSDRLAPAVQVEGQVFALAEDLAGLRAVLTERVKCSAVLVDLHDARRRRAPELVRAMRANANIASL encoded by the coding sequence GTGAAGGGCCGTGCGTCCGGAAAGCCAAGAGATCCCTTCAGCGCCGCGCTCGACGCCCTGAAGGCGGAGCTAAGAAACGGTCGTCTTGTTCTTGGCGAGCCGCTGACGATCACCGAATTGGCCCAGTCGCTCGGCCTTTCGGCGACACCGGTGCGCGAGGCGCTCTCGCGTTTGGCCGGAGCGGGGCTCATCGAAGATCGGCGCGGACGCGGCTACGTCGCGCCGCGCTATGAGGTCTCCGATCTTGAGGAGCTGTATGGTTTGCGGCGGCTCTATCTGGACGAAGCGCTGAGGGCCGGCGAAATGACCGATCCGCCACCAGGGTCTGAGACCACGGTCCGGCGGGCGTCAGCGGGCGACCAACTCACCGATTTGCTCGATTGGATCGCCGCCCAGGCCGGCAATCGGGCCCTGTTCGACGCCTATCGCCAAGTCAGTGACCGCCTGGCGCCGGCGGTGCAGGTGGAGGGTCAGGTCTTCGCCCTGGCGGAAGACCTCGCCGGCCTGCGAGCCGTGCTGACCGAGCGGGTCAAGTGCTCGGCGGTGTTGGTTGATTTGCACGATGCGCGGCGGCGACGCGCACCGGAATTAGTACGCGCAATGCGGGCGAATGCAAATATAGCGTCGTTATAG
- a CDS encoding FecR family protein, protein MSLSTVPSEEAKAQAADWFARLNKRDVPHADMEAFRIWRKAPGHKEAYDEVDAFWRRSAALQDDPDIKAAISGALARTPGPAAAPKARRLAYGLAFAVVLLAAFGGGYALWAPRTYSTGVGEQRTITLADGSTVVLDTDSQVSVRLGRARRDLRLDQGQALFDVAHDAVRPFVVTAGPTSVTALGTRFDVRRDRGGAIITLVRGAVEVRDGAGGAPGHVWRLAPGQRIATRAPSGAPSRVDVDAATSWTSGRLIFRAVPLREAVAEFNRYERRKIEIADGAVGEALITGVFAVGDTDTFIGAVADLHDLAVVRDSKNGAIRLTRAGDGDASP, encoded by the coding sequence ATGAGCCTTTCGACTGTCCCATCGGAGGAGGCCAAGGCGCAGGCCGCCGACTGGTTCGCCCGATTGAACAAGCGCGACGTTCCCCATGCCGACATGGAAGCATTCCGGATCTGGCGCAAGGCGCCTGGTCACAAGGAAGCCTACGACGAGGTCGACGCCTTCTGGCGGCGAAGCGCCGCGCTGCAAGACGATCCCGACATCAAGGCCGCCATCAGCGGCGCCCTGGCCCGAACGCCTGGGCCGGCGGCTGCGCCAAAAGCACGACGTCTAGCCTATGGACTAGCCTTCGCCGTCGTCCTGCTGGCGGCGTTCGGCGGCGGCTACGCCCTCTGGGCTCCCAGAACCTATTCCACGGGGGTGGGCGAGCAGCGCACGATCACCTTGGCCGACGGCTCCACCGTGGTGCTCGACACCGACAGCCAAGTGTCGGTGCGGCTGGGCCGCGCCCGGCGCGACCTTCGGCTGGACCAAGGTCAGGCCCTGTTCGACGTCGCCCATGACGCGGTCCGCCCGTTCGTCGTGACAGCGGGCCCCACCTCGGTCACGGCCCTGGGCACGCGCTTTGACGTTCGCCGTGATCGCGGCGGCGCGATCATCACCTTGGTCCGCGGCGCAGTGGAGGTTCGCGACGGGGCCGGCGGCGCCCCCGGCCATGTCTGGCGCCTGGCGCCGGGCCAGCGCATCGCCACCCGGGCGCCCTCGGGCGCGCCCAGCCGCGTCGACGTCGATGCGGCCACCAGTTGGACGTCGGGCCGGCTGATCTTTCGCGCCGTGCCGCTACGCGAGGCGGTCGCCGAGTTCAATCGCTACGAACGGCGCAAGATCGAGATCGCCGATGGCGCCGTGGGCGAGGCGCTGATCACCGGCGTCTTCGCTGTAGGCGACACCGACACCTTCATCGGCGCCGTAGCCGATCTGCACGATCTGGCGGTCGTGCGGGACAGCAAGAACGGGGCGATCCGCCTGACTCGCGCAGGAGACGGTGACGCGAGCCCGTAG
- a CDS encoding TonB-dependent receptor, whose translation MLQLSLRRRLLIGLATSAFLVPVFVTPVLAAPQQATAAVAFDIRPGSLDAALIAFATQSGRQLVYSPGLVAGRRSDGIRGRFTPETALERLVADAPIDIHRRGDKAFVLKRRKPGATPAASLDSATGDDLAEAPSQLSEIVVTGSLIRGPAKGASPMVTVSRDDLDRSGRATVADMLTDLPQAFGGNASADTNLANTDGSGANPVVSTGVNLRGLGASATLVLVNGRRMAGSGLMGDFADVSSLPTAAVDRVEVLLDGASALYGSDAVGGVVNVILRKDFDGAETRARLGGATAGGAFERQFAQTLGKTWSSGHALVSYEHWRRDRVASAERPYAANADLRPLGGTDHRFFYSHPGNVLLLVAGSYVPTWAIPAGQSGVGLTPASFQAGQVNLENQRARSDILPEQDRNAVYAAFGQQLAPRLELSGDVRMSRRRFAFALPGSVNIFTVTRANPYFVSPNSVASNVIGYSFTDELGPLRAHGDSTSVAASLGADVDLGRTWRANLYGAYAQDVTRRDGERRLNTRFLNEALGSIPDDPATAYSAARDGYFNPYGDGAANSQAVLDFIAGGYLRTRYVSTVETLNGQADGTLLTLPGGPVKLAVGGQYRQEHFDTRTIAMTSRAAPTTTLTGPFDRKILAGFAELRAPLVGPENARSGMQRLELSLAGRIEHYDDVGTTRNPKIGVVWSPVEAVNVRASYGTSFRAPSLPEVFQPQDGGPTFLAQGAASKLVFIRYGGNPDLQPERATSWTAGVDYSSRSLPGLRLSATWFDTRFKGQIGTPVYENLTNVLGNPAYAPFVQPLDVNNPADQAKVAALLAGTTSAGLYPTTAYTAIVDGRYVNTGGLHVRGVDLTARYGLLLAGGKLDLTGNASYLLDYKRKVTPRSSWLSLLDQARQPVDLRARLGATWTRQAWSMTGGLNYVDDYKTTLGASVDSWTTIDAQVAWRAQGAGWSKGLAAAFSVQNLFAADPPFYDDPQGVGYDTANADPLGRFVSLQLTKRW comes from the coding sequence ATGCTGCAACTTTCCCTCCGCCGCCGATTGCTGATCGGCCTGGCCACCTCCGCCTTCCTCGTCCCGGTGTTTGTCACGCCGGTCCTGGCCGCGCCCCAGCAGGCGACCGCCGCCGTCGCCTTCGACATCCGCCCCGGCTCCCTGGATGCGGCTCTGATCGCCTTCGCGACTCAAAGCGGGCGTCAGTTGGTCTATTCACCCGGGTTAGTCGCCGGCCGGCGAAGCGATGGAATTCGTGGACGCTTTACGCCGGAGACGGCCCTGGAGCGGCTCGTCGCCGACGCGCCGATCGACATCCATCGCCGCGGCGACAAGGCCTTCGTGCTCAAGCGCCGCAAGCCGGGTGCGACCCCGGCTGCGAGCCTGGATTCCGCAACAGGCGACGACCTCGCAGAGGCTCCAAGCCAACTTTCCGAAATCGTCGTGACCGGGTCGCTGATCCGGGGGCCGGCCAAGGGCGCCTCGCCCATGGTGACCGTCTCGCGCGATGATCTTGATCGTTCGGGCCGCGCCACGGTCGCCGACATGCTCACCGACCTGCCCCAGGCGTTCGGCGGCAACGCCTCCGCAGACACCAACCTGGCCAACACCGACGGCTCGGGCGCCAATCCCGTGGTCTCGACAGGGGTCAACCTGCGAGGCCTCGGCGCCTCGGCGACCCTGGTCCTGGTCAATGGCCGCCGCATGGCCGGGTCGGGCCTGATGGGGGACTTCGCCGACGTTTCGTCCCTGCCCACGGCCGCGGTCGACCGGGTCGAGGTCCTGCTCGACGGCGCTTCGGCGCTCTACGGCTCCGACGCCGTCGGCGGGGTGGTCAACGTCATCCTGCGCAAGGACTTCGACGGGGCCGAGACGCGCGCTCGCCTGGGCGGCGCGACGGCCGGCGGCGCCTTCGAGCGGCAGTTCGCCCAGACCCTGGGCAAGACCTGGAGCAGCGGGCACGCCTTGGTCAGCTACGAGCACTGGCGGCGCGACCGCGTGGCCAGCGCCGAGCGGCCCTATGCCGCCAATGCGGACCTGCGGCCGCTCGGCGGGACCGATCACCGGTTCTTCTACAGCCATCCGGGCAACGTCCTGTTGCTGGTCGCCGGCAGCTATGTCCCGACCTGGGCGATCCCCGCTGGTCAATCGGGCGTGGGCCTGACGCCCGCCAGCTTTCAGGCGGGCCAGGTCAACCTCGAAAACCAGCGCGCCCGGTCCGACATCCTGCCCGAGCAGGACCGCAACGCCGTCTACGCCGCCTTCGGCCAGCAGCTGGCGCCGCGGCTGGAGCTGAGCGGCGATGTCCGGATGAGCCGGCGCAGGTTCGCCTTCGCCCTGCCCGGCTCGGTGAACATCTTCACGGTCACCCGCGCCAACCCCTATTTCGTTTCGCCCAACAGCGTGGCCTCGAACGTGATCGGCTACAGCTTCACCGACGAGCTGGGCCCTCTGCGGGCGCACGGCGATTCGACCAGCGTGGCCGCGTCGCTCGGCGCCGATGTCGATCTGGGCCGCACCTGGCGCGCCAACCTCTATGGCGCCTATGCCCAGGACGTGACCCGCCGCGACGGCGAGCGCCGCCTCAATACGCGCTTTCTCAACGAGGCCTTGGGCTCGATCCCTGACGACCCGGCCACCGCCTACAGCGCCGCGCGCGACGGCTATTTCAACCCCTACGGTGATGGCGCCGCCAACAGTCAGGCCGTGCTCGACTTCATCGCCGGCGGCTATCTGCGCACCCGCTATGTCAGCACCGTGGAGACCCTGAACGGCCAGGCGGACGGCACGCTGCTGACCCTGCCGGGCGGTCCCGTGAAGCTGGCGGTCGGCGGCCAGTACCGCCAGGAGCACTTCGACACCCGCACGATCGCCATGACCTCGCGGGCCGCCCCGACCACCACCCTAACTGGGCCCTTCGACCGCAAGATCCTGGCCGGCTTCGCCGAACTGCGCGCGCCGCTGGTCGGACCCGAGAACGCCCGTTCCGGCATGCAGCGCCTGGAGCTGTCGCTGGCGGGACGCATAGAGCACTATGATGATGTCGGCACGACGCGGAACCCGAAGATCGGGGTGGTGTGGTCGCCGGTCGAGGCGGTGAACGTCCGCGCCAGCTATGGGACTTCCTTCCGCGCGCCCTCCCTGCCGGAGGTGTTCCAACCCCAGGACGGCGGGCCGACCTTTCTGGCCCAAGGGGCCGCCAGCAAGCTCGTGTTCATACGCTACGGCGGCAACCCCGACCTGCAGCCCGAGCGCGCCACGTCCTGGACCGCGGGCGTGGATTACAGCAGCCGAAGCCTTCCGGGCCTGAGACTGTCGGCGACCTGGTTCGACACGCGCTTCAAGGGCCAGATCGGAACGCCCGTCTACGAGAACCTCACCAACGTGCTGGGCAATCCGGCCTATGCGCCCTTCGTCCAGCCGCTCGACGTCAACAATCCGGCCGACCAAGCCAAGGTCGCCGCGCTGCTGGCCGGCACGACCAGCGCCGGACTCTATCCGACCACCGCCTACACCGCGATCGTCGACGGCCGCTACGTCAATACCGGCGGCCTGCACGTGCGCGGCGTAGACCTGACGGCGCGCTATGGTCTGCTCTTGGCCGGGGGCAAGCTCGATCTCACCGGCAACGCCAGCTACCTGCTCGACTACAAGCGCAAGGTGACGCCCCGTTCGAGCTGGCTGTCGCTGCTCGACCAGGCCCGTCAGCCGGTCGACCTGCGCGCCAGGCTCGGCGCGACCTGGACCCGCCAGGCGTGGTCGATGACCGGCGGCCTCAACTATGTCGACGACTACAAGACGACCCTGGGCGCGTCCGTCGACAGCTGGACGACGATCGATGCTCAAGTCGCCTGGCGCGCCCAAGGGGCGGGCTGGAGCAAGGGACTGGCCGCCGCCTTCTCGGTGCAGAACCTGTTCGCCGCGGACCCGCCGTTCTATGACGATCCCCAGGGCGTCGGCTACGACACGGCCAACGCCGATCCGCTTGGCCGCTTCGTCTCCCTCCAGCTGACCAAGCGCTGGTAG
- a CDS encoding prolyl oligopeptidase family serine peptidase, which translates to MIITAKRLGRLAAAWLILAATAAQSEPLSLDRLLKLEDLGSTALSPDGRRLVIETQAPFDQAARFDFDTPDARIGRLMVADLATGESARPLFAAEPGAGYRAGPFSPSGRQIVVSRWKAGRWDAGIADLESGAVRWLPFGVDQPAYGRSLQWVSETAFVAIALEPGELPVDQKLNSQNRERLPALWARQAEGRIASASVMGSGRARLPEPRQDRRLLRFDLATGTQTVLATGGFFDLELSPSRRYLAVLGEAERVGLADVPAVRMMAPSRRRALTIVDLRTGAVQTPCPRCTTLIEPLVWAPGADRLLVFQHPVNKPEATGALTVIDPSREAVQKVGAALIPDFDYGSEGVARVRADWLGPRPIALGKVAGASRGDWYDVGRDKPINLTSALPSRPDSIAIVGHAAMLALAQGRVWRIGVSGRATQTDLRASAWLRPSAVAAGIRQRSAVLRAKSPWLLTDSGIGDLAGHLVRLPPDAKPLAVTRLGAVFESRAPSGVATIGIVEQGRQRALITVNADLAKLDQGVVRVIESRAANGQMLKSWVLLPPAWRPGQKPPLIVVPYPGSAPQTFPYRFTLRTNNLTPSAPLLAAQGYAVLVPALPRDRSRGEPGEGLADEILAVVDAVLAQGLADPDRLALWGHSFGGYAALVTATHTHRFKAIIAQAAPSDFVANWASTDPYMLTASDGGGPTPNQMGFNETGQGGLKGPPWRDPERYRRNSPLFQADRVTTPIMLIHGDQDYVALAQGQAMFNALYRQNKDATLLTLFGERHLPASPANLRAIYAEVLPWLADRLEAPSTPAAAEGDRPSQ; encoded by the coding sequence ATGATCATTACAGCAAAACGGCTGGGTCGCCTCGCGGCGGCCTGGCTGATCCTCGCCGCGACCGCGGCGCAATCTGAACCCCTGAGCCTGGATCGTCTCCTCAAGCTCGAGGACTTGGGGTCTACCGCCCTGTCTCCCGATGGCCGGCGCCTGGTGATCGAGACCCAGGCGCCGTTTGATCAGGCTGCGCGGTTTGATTTCGACACGCCCGACGCGCGGATCGGCCGCCTGATGGTCGCCGACCTGGCGACGGGGGAAAGCGCCCGTCCATTGTTCGCCGCCGAACCTGGCGCCGGCTATAGGGCCGGCCCGTTCTCGCCCAGCGGGCGGCAAATCGTCGTCTCGCGCTGGAAGGCCGGACGCTGGGATGCGGGGATCGCCGACCTGGAGAGCGGCGCGGTGCGCTGGCTACCGTTCGGCGTCGACCAACCCGCCTATGGCCGCAGCCTGCAGTGGGTGTCGGAAACTGCGTTCGTGGCGATCGCGCTCGAACCGGGCGAGCTTCCGGTGGACCAGAAGCTCAATTCGCAAAACCGCGAGCGCCTCCCGGCGCTCTGGGCCCGGCAGGCGGAGGGACGGATCGCCAGCGCCAGCGTCATGGGCAGCGGCCGGGCCCGGCTTCCAGAGCCGCGCCAGGACCGGCGCCTCCTGCGGTTCGACCTCGCCACTGGGACGCAGACGGTGCTGGCGACCGGCGGCTTCTTCGACCTGGAGCTTTCCCCTAGCCGGCGATACCTCGCCGTGCTGGGCGAGGCCGAGCGCGTCGGTCTCGCCGATGTCCCGGCCGTGCGGATGATGGCGCCCAGCCGCCGTCGCGCGCTAACGATCGTGGACCTGCGGACCGGCGCCGTCCAAACCCCCTGTCCCCGGTGCACGACGCTCATCGAGCCCTTGGTCTGGGCGCCCGGCGCGGACCGGCTGCTGGTCTTCCAGCACCCGGTGAACAAGCCCGAGGCGACCGGCGCCTTGACGGTGATCGATCCGTCGCGTGAGGCGGTTCAGAAGGTCGGCGCGGCGTTGATCCCCGATTTCGACTACGGGTCCGAAGGTGTCGCGCGGGTGCGCGCCGACTGGCTGGGACCACGCCCCATCGCGCTCGGCAAGGTGGCCGGAGCTTCGCGCGGCGACTGGTATGACGTGGGGCGGGACAAGCCGATCAACCTCACCAGCGCCTTGCCCAGCCGCCCCGACAGCATCGCGATCGTTGGTCACGCCGCGATGCTGGCCCTCGCGCAGGGGCGGGTCTGGCGGATCGGCGTCAGCGGCAGGGCCACGCAGACCGACCTGAGGGCCTCGGCCTGGCTGCGCCCCTCCGCCGTCGCCGCCGGAATTCGACAAAGGTCGGCGGTCTTGCGCGCCAAGAGCCCGTGGCTGCTCACTGACTCTGGGATCGGAGATCTGGCCGGCCACCTCGTCAGGCTTCCACCGGATGCTAAACCCCTTGCGGTCACCCGCCTGGGTGCGGTCTTCGAGTCCCGCGCGCCCAGCGGTGTGGCGACGATCGGCATCGTCGAGCAGGGCCGGCAACGAGCCCTGATCACGGTCAACGCCGACCTGGCCAAGCTCGACCAGGGCGTGGTGCGCGTTATCGAAAGCCGCGCGGCCAACGGCCAGATGCTCAAGAGCTGGGTGCTTCTGCCGCCAGCCTGGCGTCCTGGCCAAAAGCCGCCCCTGATCGTGGTGCCCTATCCGGGTTCGGCGCCGCAGACCTTTCCCTATCGGTTCACGCTGAGAACCAATAACCTGACCCCCAGTGCGCCCCTGCTCGCCGCCCAGGGCTACGCCGTGCTGGTTCCGGCCTTGCCACGCGATCGCAGCCGCGGCGAACCGGGCGAAGGCCTGGCCGACGAGATCCTGGCCGTCGTCGACGCGGTCCTCGCCCAGGGCTTGGCCGATCCTGACCGGCTGGCGCTGTGGGGACACAGCTTTGGCGGCTATGCGGCGCTGGTCACCGCGACCCACACCCACCGGTTCAAAGCGATTATCGCCCAGGCCGCGCCGTCCGATTTCGTGGCCAACTGGGCCTCGACGGATCCGTATATGCTCACCGCGTCGGACGGCGGCGGCCCGACGCCCAACCAGATGGGCTTCAACGAGACCGGTCAGGGCGGCCTGAAAGGTCCGCCGTGGCGAGACCCCGAGCGCTACCGACGCAACAGCCCGCTGTTCCAGGCCGACAGGGTCACCACGCCGATCATGCTGATTCACGGCGACCAGGACTATGTCGCCCTGGCCCAGGGGCAGGCGATGTTCAATGCCCTCTACCGCCAGAACAAGGACGCCACCCTGCTGACCCTGTTTGGCGAACGTCACCTGCCGGCCAGCCCGGCCAATCTGCGCGCCATCTACGCCGAGGTTCTGCCCTGGCTGGCCGACAGGTTGGAGGCGCCGTCCACGCCGGCGGCCGCCGAAGGCGACCGACCCTCCCAGTGA
- a CDS encoding RNA polymerase sigma factor, whose amino-acid sequence MATQPDWGERRDLDQLYRLYAPWLAAMLRKRFGRGIEADAEDVVQETYVRLAPHDPDHIRRPQALLMRVASNLAKDLIRRRAVRGRHVRSFQDGPSQDPSMALPGDELLVKELILSIPEAYRDVFVLSRFQGLTYEEIATRCGLSVKSVEWRLGKAIAHCMTARSELGGRSDR is encoded by the coding sequence GTGGCGACCCAGCCTGATTGGGGCGAGCGCCGCGACCTGGACCAGCTCTACAGGCTGTATGCGCCCTGGCTGGCCGCCATGCTGAGAAAGCGCTTCGGCCGCGGGATCGAGGCCGACGCCGAGGACGTCGTCCAGGAGACCTATGTCCGCCTGGCGCCGCACGACCCTGACCACATCCGTCGGCCGCAGGCGCTGTTGATGCGCGTGGCGTCAAATCTGGCCAAGGATCTGATCCGTCGGCGCGCCGTCCGCGGCCGCCACGTCCGCAGCTTCCAGGACGGCCCTTCGCAGGATCCTTCCATGGCGCTCCCGGGTGACGAACTGCTCGTCAAGGAATTGATCCTGTCGATCCCCGAGGCTTATCGGGACGTCTTCGTCTTGAGCCGCTTCCAAGGTTTGACATATGAAGAGATCGCCACACGCTGCGGTTTATCAGTGAAAAGCGTAGAATGGCGGCTGGGCAAGGCGATCGCCCATTGCATGACGGCGCGGTCAGAACTGGGCGGAAGAAGCGACAGATGA
- a CDS encoding lasso peptide biosynthesis B2 protein has product MPAPPFLGDRPLFLSSTTHLATIGDDIVVLDARTNAYYCLPAAAAAVRVEEAGVAFDDCDLAEQFAQAGLLTDRPPPPNPSPTPLPSQDLGLRTAERVRLGDLALILAAWLTMFVSYHPVAFDRLVRRGRDEGRAQGPSEPTQEVKRLVAAFERVLPWLPFQGVCLYRAFLLRRILLWRGHRARWVFGVHTWPFQAHCWLQIGEVVLDDAADRLASFSPIMEV; this is encoded by the coding sequence ATGCCGGCGCCGCCTTTCCTGGGGGATCGCCCACTGTTCCTGTCATCCACCACCCACCTGGCCACGATCGGGGACGACATCGTCGTGCTCGATGCGCGGACCAACGCCTATTACTGCCTGCCCGCCGCGGCGGCGGCCGTGCGCGTGGAAGAGGCCGGAGTCGCCTTCGACGATTGCGATCTGGCCGAGCAGTTCGCACAGGCCGGCTTGCTGACCGATCGGCCGCCGCCGCCCAATCCCTCTCCAACACCGCTTCCGTCCCAGGACCTGGGACTGCGCACGGCCGAGCGTGTGCGGCTCGGCGACCTGGCCCTGATCCTTGCAGCCTGGCTGACGATGTTTGTCAGTTATCACCCCGTGGCCTTCGATCGCCTGGTGCGGCGCGGGCGTGACGAGGGGCGGGCGCAGGGGCCGAGCGAACCGACGCAGGAGGTCAAGCGCCTGGTGGCTGCTTTTGAGCGGGTGCTGCCGTGGCTGCCCTTTCAAGGCGTCTGCCTTTACCGCGCCTTTCTGCTCAGGCGGATCCTGCTTTGGCGGGGCCATCGCGCGCGCTGGGTGTTTGGCGTGCACACCTGGCCCTTCCAGGCCCACTGCTGGCTGCAGATCGGCGAGGTGGTTCTCGACGACGCCGCCGATCGCCTGGCCAGCTTCTCACCAATCATGGAGGTCTGA